A stretch of Deinobacterium chartae DNA encodes these proteins:
- a CDS encoding peptidoglycan D,D-transpeptidase FtsI family protein has product MRSLARPHRASLMAAVFTLVLVAYTARLYDLQIEHFHRYAASSQGNLLRQEREPALRGELRARDGTLLATHRLRYDLIYHGGAVSGWERIRYLARLEERPLPPGETGGEVVLARDLLPERARALSELLVGQSALELRSRTVRVYPQGALAGNLLGYTAEANAAEVQRGLERGTRVGRAGLEAGLDRFLRGQDGLRVWEVDAAGRVIRPLEGISARAGASVTLTLDPLLQRAAERALEEGLESVNRHRRLHRLRPYPTARAAAVAVDPRSGEVLALATSPHLNPNDFSRHPRPPALVAALTGQSGALLDRSLQPFAPGSVFKIASTLAHLEAFGNRSYGCPPYLEVGGRRFHNWNRTRDMGAMDARAAIAWSCDTWYYDAALQNGPKRYADAIAAWARRLGYGMPTGLELPSEAAGLVPSAREYEARGTPWYPGNTLNYAIGQGDLLATPAQVARALAAVVTRGELRPLTLLRAVDGQAVPRRAPMRIRAKPSSWETLLEGMEGTVRYGTAKHLLGPGNFAVPTGGKTGTAETGRGWGAWHAWYAGYGPVGAPDLVVVTFFEQGGEGSAVALEAARKIMAARWQAELAP; this is encoded by the coding sequence GGGCAACTTGCTGCGCCAGGAGCGCGAACCTGCCCTGCGCGGCGAGTTGCGCGCCCGCGACGGCACGCTGCTCGCCACCCACCGGCTGCGCTACGACCTGATCTACCACGGAGGAGCGGTGAGCGGCTGGGAGCGGATACGCTACCTCGCCCGCCTCGAGGAGAGGCCCCTGCCGCCCGGGGAAACGGGCGGCGAGGTGGTGCTGGCACGGGACCTGCTCCCCGAGCGTGCCCGCGCACTCAGCGAGCTGCTGGTCGGCCAGAGCGCCCTCGAGTTGCGTTCGCGCACCGTACGCGTCTACCCGCAAGGGGCGCTCGCCGGGAACCTGCTCGGCTACACCGCCGAAGCGAACGCCGCCGAGGTACAGCGCGGCTTGGAACGCGGCACCCGGGTCGGGCGCGCGGGCCTCGAGGCAGGACTCGACCGTTTTTTGCGGGGGCAAGACGGTCTGCGCGTGTGGGAGGTCGATGCGGCAGGCCGCGTCATCCGCCCGCTGGAGGGCATCAGCGCACGCGCAGGAGCCTCTGTGACCCTCACCCTCGACCCCCTCCTCCAGCGCGCCGCCGAGCGCGCCCTCGAGGAGGGCTTAGAGAGCGTGAACCGTCACCGCCGCCTGCACCGCCTGCGCCCCTACCCCACGGCGCGCGCCGCTGCCGTCGCGGTGGACCCACGCAGCGGCGAGGTACTGGCCCTGGCGACCTCCCCGCACCTTAACCCCAACGACTTCTCGCGGCACCCGCGCCCACCCGCGCTGGTCGCGGCCCTGACCGGCCAGAGCGGCGCCCTGCTCGACCGCAGCCTGCAGCCCTTCGCACCGGGCAGCGTCTTTAAAATCGCCTCCACCCTGGCCCACCTCGAGGCCTTCGGGAACCGCAGTTACGGCTGCCCCCCGTACCTCGAGGTGGGCGGGCGGCGCTTTCACAACTGGAACCGCACGCGCGACATGGGCGCCATGGACGCGCGCGCCGCCATCGCGTGGTCGTGTGACACCTGGTACTACGACGCCGCGCTGCAAAACGGCCCCAAACGCTATGCCGACGCCATCGCCGCCTGGGCAAGGCGACTGGGTTACGGCATGCCCACCGGCCTCGAGCTGCCTTCCGAAGCTGCCGGACTCGTTCCCAGCGCCCGGGAATACGAAGCGCGCGGAACACCGTGGTACCCGGGCAACACGCTGAACTACGCGATCGGCCAGGGCGATCTGCTCGCCACACCGGCCCAGGTGGCCAGGGCACTTGCGGCGGTCGTTACCCGCGGCGAACTGCGCCCGCTGACCCTGCTGCGCGCGGTGGACGGGCAGGCCGTGCCGCGCCGCGCGCCGATGCGCATCCGGGCAAAACCGTCGAGCTGGGAGACGCTGCTCGAGGGCATGGAGGGCACGGTTCGCTACGGAACCGCAAAACACCTGCTGGGCCCGGGAAACTTTGCGGTTCCAACCGGGGGAAAGACCGGAACCGCCGAGACCGGGCGCGGCTGGGGTGCCTGGCACGCGTGGTACGCCGGTTACGGCCCGGTGGGAGCTCCGGATCTGGTGGTCGTCACCTTTTTCGAGCAGGGCGGCGAGGGCAGCGCGGTCGCCCTCGAGGCCGCGCGCAAGATCATGGCGGCCCGCTGGCAGGCCGAGCTTGCTCCGTAA